One genomic region from Chelonia mydas isolate rCheMyd1 chromosome 25, rCheMyd1.pri.v2, whole genome shotgun sequence encodes:
- the R3HDM4 gene encoding R3H domain-containing protein 4 isoform X1: MRMSKKTTAGYLGETWERDGLRSAVLQAEDIDLKRIEDCLPPLGSSPSKRFSPSKRKQYYINQAIRNSDLIPKAKGRKSLQRLENRLCFLARYLMTLLERDECGNDDGELTHSAAPSIFTEACNNETYMEIWNDFMNRSGEEQERVLLYLEEEAKKKHKRKLPVKAEDTWKEHPAYTPKECFQRISRRLRTTLRRGRIPMGTLECLEEELLAFFSVTPHSVYTAMMDNSFERLLLHALCQYMDLVSASSDFEGKRQMKVSNKHGVFLPPELLLSTYLEQMS; this comes from the exons ATGAGGATGAGTAAAAAGACGACTGCCGGTTACCTTGGAGAGACGTGGGAGAGAGACGGTCTCCGATCTGCAGTACTCCAGGCTGAGGATATAGATTTAAA GAGGATTGAGGACTGCCTGCCTCCTCTGGGGAGCTCCCCATCCAAGAGGTTCTCCCCCTCCAAACGGAAGCAGTACTATATTAACCAGGCCATCCGCAACTCCGACCtcatcccaaaggccaaggggcGCAAGAGCCTTCAGAGGCTGGAGAACA GGCTCTGTTTCCTAGCTCGGTACCTGATGACTCTGCTGGAGCGGGACGAATGTGGGAATGACGATGGGGAACTCACTCACTCTGCTGCCCCAAGCATCTTCACAGAGGCCTGCAACAACGAGACGTACATGGAG ATCTGGAATGACTTCATGAACCGGTCTGGTGAGGAACAGGAGCGGGTCCTGCTCTACCTAGAGGAAGAGGCCAAGAAGAAGCACAAGAGGAAGCTCCCTGTTAAAGCAGAGGACACGTGGAAAG AGCATCCTGCTTACACGCCGAAAGAATGTTTCCAGCGCATCAGCCGCCGGCTTCGCACCACGCTGAGACGAGGCAGGATCCCCATG GGGACCCTGGAGTGTCTGGAGGAGGAGTTACTGGCCTTTTTCTCCGTCACCCCTCactctgtctacacagcaatgatggACAATAG CTTTGAGCGGCTGCTGCTCCATGCCCTCTGCCAGTACATGGACCTCGTCTCTGCCA GTTCTGACTTTGAAGGGAAACGCCAAATGAAAGTGAGCAACAAACATGGAGTCTTCCTGCCCCCAGAGTTACTGCTGTCCACCTACTTGGAACAGATGAGCTGA
- the R3HDM4 gene encoding R3H domain-containing protein 4 isoform X4, translating to MVVLTGREAGGGRAPEEPYLRIEDCLPPLGSSPSKRFSPSKRKQYYINQAIRNSDLIPKAKGRKSLQRLENTRYLMTLLERDECGNDDGELTHSAAPSIFTEACNNETYMEIWNDFMNRSGEEQERVLLYLEEEAKKKHKRKLPVKAEDTWKEHPAYTPKECFQRISRRLRTTLRRGRIPMGTLECLEEELLAFFSVTPHSVYTAMMDNSFERLLLHALCQYMDLVSASSDFEGKRQMKVSNKHGVFLPPELLLSTYLEQMS from the exons GAGGATTGAGGACTGCCTGCCTCCTCTGGGGAGCTCCCCATCCAAGAGGTTCTCCCCCTCCAAACGGAAGCAGTACTATATTAACCAGGCCATCCGCAACTCCGACCtcatcccaaaggccaaggggcGCAAGAGCCTTCAGAGGCTGGAGAACA CTCGGTACCTGATGACTCTGCTGGAGCGGGACGAATGTGGGAATGACGATGGGGAACTCACTCACTCTGCTGCCCCAAGCATCTTCACAGAGGCCTGCAACAACGAGACGTACATGGAG ATCTGGAATGACTTCATGAACCGGTCTGGTGAGGAACAGGAGCGGGTCCTGCTCTACCTAGAGGAAGAGGCCAAGAAGAAGCACAAGAGGAAGCTCCCTGTTAAAGCAGAGGACACGTGGAAAG AGCATCCTGCTTACACGCCGAAAGAATGTTTCCAGCGCATCAGCCGCCGGCTTCGCACCACGCTGAGACGAGGCAGGATCCCCATG GGGACCCTGGAGTGTCTGGAGGAGGAGTTACTGGCCTTTTTCTCCGTCACCCCTCactctgtctacacagcaatgatggACAATAG CTTTGAGCGGCTGCTGCTCCATGCCCTCTGCCAGTACATGGACCTCGTCTCTGCCA GTTCTGACTTTGAAGGGAAACGCCAAATGAAAGTGAGCAACAAACATGGAGTCTTCCTGCCCCCAGAGTTACTGCTGTCCACCTACTTGGAACAGATGAGCTGA
- the R3HDM4 gene encoding R3H domain-containing protein 4 isoform X5, translating to MRMSKKTTAGYLGETWERDGLRSAVLQAEDIDLKRIEDCLPPLGSSPSKRFSPSKRKQYYINQAIRNSDLIPKAKGRKSLQRLENRLCFLARYLMTLLERDECGNDDGELTHSAAPSIFTEACNNETYMEGTLECLEEELLAFFSVTPHSVYTAMMDNSFERLLLHALCQYMDLVSASSDFEGKRQMKVSNKHGVFLPPELLLSTYLEQMS from the exons ATGAGGATGAGTAAAAAGACGACTGCCGGTTACCTTGGAGAGACGTGGGAGAGAGACGGTCTCCGATCTGCAGTACTCCAGGCTGAGGATATAGATTTAAA GAGGATTGAGGACTGCCTGCCTCCTCTGGGGAGCTCCCCATCCAAGAGGTTCTCCCCCTCCAAACGGAAGCAGTACTATATTAACCAGGCCATCCGCAACTCCGACCtcatcccaaaggccaaggggcGCAAGAGCCTTCAGAGGCTGGAGAACA GGCTCTGTTTCCTAGCTCGGTACCTGATGACTCTGCTGGAGCGGGACGAATGTGGGAATGACGATGGGGAACTCACTCACTCTGCTGCCCCAAGCATCTTCACAGAGGCCTGCAACAACGAGACGTACATGGAG GGGACCCTGGAGTGTCTGGAGGAGGAGTTACTGGCCTTTTTCTCCGTCACCCCTCactctgtctacacagcaatgatggACAATAG CTTTGAGCGGCTGCTGCTCCATGCCCTCTGCCAGTACATGGACCTCGTCTCTGCCA GTTCTGACTTTGAAGGGAAACGCCAAATGAAAGTGAGCAACAAACATGGAGTCTTCCTGCCCCCAGAGTTACTGCTGTCCACCTACTTGGAACAGATGAGCTGA
- the R3HDM4 gene encoding R3H domain-containing protein 4 isoform X2, which translates to MRMSKKTTAGYLGETWERDGLRSAVLQAEDIDLKRIEDCLPPLGSSPSKRFSPSKRKQYYINQAIRNSDLIPKAKGRKSLQRLENTRYLMTLLERDECGNDDGELTHSAAPSIFTEACNNETYMEIWNDFMNRSGEEQERVLLYLEEEAKKKHKRKLPVKAEDTWKEHPAYTPKECFQRISRRLRTTLRRGRIPMGTLECLEEELLAFFSVTPHSVYTAMMDNSFERLLLHALCQYMDLVSASSDFEGKRQMKVSNKHGVFLPPELLLSTYLEQMS; encoded by the exons ATGAGGATGAGTAAAAAGACGACTGCCGGTTACCTTGGAGAGACGTGGGAGAGAGACGGTCTCCGATCTGCAGTACTCCAGGCTGAGGATATAGATTTAAA GAGGATTGAGGACTGCCTGCCTCCTCTGGGGAGCTCCCCATCCAAGAGGTTCTCCCCCTCCAAACGGAAGCAGTACTATATTAACCAGGCCATCCGCAACTCCGACCtcatcccaaaggccaaggggcGCAAGAGCCTTCAGAGGCTGGAGAACA CTCGGTACCTGATGACTCTGCTGGAGCGGGACGAATGTGGGAATGACGATGGGGAACTCACTCACTCTGCTGCCCCAAGCATCTTCACAGAGGCCTGCAACAACGAGACGTACATGGAG ATCTGGAATGACTTCATGAACCGGTCTGGTGAGGAACAGGAGCGGGTCCTGCTCTACCTAGAGGAAGAGGCCAAGAAGAAGCACAAGAGGAAGCTCCCTGTTAAAGCAGAGGACACGTGGAAAG AGCATCCTGCTTACACGCCGAAAGAATGTTTCCAGCGCATCAGCCGCCGGCTTCGCACCACGCTGAGACGAGGCAGGATCCCCATG GGGACCCTGGAGTGTCTGGAGGAGGAGTTACTGGCCTTTTTCTCCGTCACCCCTCactctgtctacacagcaatgatggACAATAG CTTTGAGCGGCTGCTGCTCCATGCCCTCTGCCAGTACATGGACCTCGTCTCTGCCA GTTCTGACTTTGAAGGGAAACGCCAAATGAAAGTGAGCAACAAACATGGAGTCTTCCTGCCCCCAGAGTTACTGCTGTCCACCTACTTGGAACAGATGAGCTGA
- the R3HDM4 gene encoding R3H domain-containing protein 4 isoform X3 produces the protein MVVLTGREAGGGRAPEEPYLRIEDCLPPLGSSPSKRFSPSKRKQYYINQAIRNSDLIPKAKGRKSLQRLENRLCFLARYLMTLLERDECGNDDGELTHSAAPSIFTEACNNETYMEIWNDFMNRSGEEQERVLLYLEEEAKKKHKRKLPVKAEDTWKEHPAYTPKECFQRISRRLRTTLRRGRIPMGTLECLEEELLAFFSVTPHSVYTAMMDNSFERLLLHALCQYMDLVSASSDFEGKRQMKVSNKHGVFLPPELLLSTYLEQMS, from the exons GAGGATTGAGGACTGCCTGCCTCCTCTGGGGAGCTCCCCATCCAAGAGGTTCTCCCCCTCCAAACGGAAGCAGTACTATATTAACCAGGCCATCCGCAACTCCGACCtcatcccaaaggccaaggggcGCAAGAGCCTTCAGAGGCTGGAGAACA GGCTCTGTTTCCTAGCTCGGTACCTGATGACTCTGCTGGAGCGGGACGAATGTGGGAATGACGATGGGGAACTCACTCACTCTGCTGCCCCAAGCATCTTCACAGAGGCCTGCAACAACGAGACGTACATGGAG ATCTGGAATGACTTCATGAACCGGTCTGGTGAGGAACAGGAGCGGGTCCTGCTCTACCTAGAGGAAGAGGCCAAGAAGAAGCACAAGAGGAAGCTCCCTGTTAAAGCAGAGGACACGTGGAAAG AGCATCCTGCTTACACGCCGAAAGAATGTTTCCAGCGCATCAGCCGCCGGCTTCGCACCACGCTGAGACGAGGCAGGATCCCCATG GGGACCCTGGAGTGTCTGGAGGAGGAGTTACTGGCCTTTTTCTCCGTCACCCCTCactctgtctacacagcaatgatggACAATAG CTTTGAGCGGCTGCTGCTCCATGCCCTCTGCCAGTACATGGACCTCGTCTCTGCCA GTTCTGACTTTGAAGGGAAACGCCAAATGAAAGTGAGCAACAAACATGGAGTCTTCCTGCCCCCAGAGTTACTGCTGTCCACCTACTTGGAACAGATGAGCTGA